One segment of Erigeron canadensis isolate Cc75 chromosome 2, C_canadensis_v1, whole genome shotgun sequence DNA contains the following:
- the LOC122589210 gene encoding amino acid transporter AVT6C-like — MHTTAITITKTQQNPVTMKSSEINKDSSLITTPLLPKSHVPQQPQNELTSSNNIYGAVFNVSTSMIGAGIMSIPATLKVLGIIPGFVVIMIMAFLVEVTVEFLLRYTNYTGEASTYGGVMAESFGKVGAVSLQICVMVSNLGALIIYLIIIGDVLSGDQSDEVLHSGILQECFGFHWWNSRAYSVLFVVIFVMLPLLLLPKVESLGHASAVSILLAVVFVVIISGMAIYAMLEGKTQELRLVPDFSDRSSFFNLFTTIPVMATALACHVTIHPVRAELEKKSDMYSAVRISLVLSVVIYFAVGFVGYLLFGDSIMADMLVNFDQASNSPGGLLVNALVRLSYALHLMLVFPVIFYTLRANMDEMIFSQKSLLANDTKRFVSLTCLLLAFVYVVAVVIPNIWYFFQFMGSTTVACIAFIFPGAIVLRDVHGISTRKDQIMAILVVILAVVTSVIAISTNLYSSFGNTS; from the exons atgcaTACAACCGCCATCACGATCACCAAAACTCAACAGAATCCAGTAACCATGAAATCATCAGAAATCAATAAAGATTCTAGTTTAATCACAACACCCCTTTTACCCAAGTCACATGTCCCACAACAACCTCAAAATGAGCTGACCAGCTCCAATAATATTTATGGGGCTGTTTTTAATGTTTCAACTAGCATGATCGGTGCTGGGATCATGTCGATCCCAGCAACGTTAAAAGTGCTGGGCATTATTCCGGGTTTCGTTGTGATAATGATAATGGCATTTTTGGTTGAGGTTACTGtcgagtttttgttgagatatACTAATTATACTGGTGAAGCAAGTACTTATGGTGGTGTCATGGCTGAATCTTTTGGGAAGGTTGGCGCAGTTTCGCTTCAAATATGTGTCATGGTTTCGAATCTTGGAGCACTTATTATTTACTTGATCATCATAG GGGATGTTCTATCAGGAGACCAATCTGATGAAGTACTACATTCTGGCATTTTACAAGAATGTTTTGGATTTCATTGGTGGAATTCTCGAGCTTATTCCGTCTTGTTTGTTGTAATCTTTGTTATGCTTCCGCTTCTTTTACTCCCTAAAGTAG AGTCGTTAGGTCATGCTTCAGCCGTATCAATTCTTTTGGCagttgtttttgttgttataaTTTCTGGGATGGCGATTTACGCCATGTTGGAAGGCAAAACTCAAGAACTGAGACTTGTTCCAGATTTCAGTGATAGATCTTCTTTTTTCAATCTTTTCACAACCATACCTGTCATGGCCACTGCCCTTGCCTGCCATGTTACCA TTCATCCAGTGCGTGCAGAGCTTGAAAAGAAATCAGATATGTACTCAGCTGTACGGATTTCTTTAGTCTTAAGCGTAGTTATCTACTTTGCAGTTGGATTCGTAGGCTACCTTCTTTTTGGTGATTCAATCATGGCCGATATGCTAGTCAACTTTGACCAGGCTTCTAATTCACCCGGAGGACTATTAGTCAATGCACTTGTAAGACTAAGCTATGCATTACATCTTATGCTAGTTTTTCCAGTGATTTTCTACACTCTACGGGCAAACATGGATGAAATGATTTTCTCACAAAAATCCCTTCTAGCTAACGACACTAAAAGATTCGTGTCACTCACATGTCTACTACTAGCATTCGTGTATGTTGTGGCAGTTGTCATCCCAAACATTTGGTACTTCTTTCAGTTTATGGGATCAACCACTGTTGCGTGCATTGCATTCATATTCCCGGGTGCTATTGTTTTAAG GGATGTTCATGGAATTTCTACTAGGAAAGATCAGATAATGGCGATATTGGTGGTGATCTTGGCCGTGGTGACTAGTGTTATAGCCATCTCCACCAATTTGTATAGTTCCTTTGG
- the LOC122587371 gene encoding staphylococcal-like nuclease CAN2 — translation MGNSLKRFLCGLCGSTDHTSGDEQLGHHGVSISTVGLSVLVQHLYYFETNSQVPEGLSKHVISSKKAQAKWYRKLSKAWRESNPQPRTPEEASRLIIFTLKGHQLPDVEGLLSFYGLPLLYSQVEPTDTEATPLPDRPNFVLNTLPVDPRAVADGDGLTVYVSTSDARESSLVPEEIIMAAVERNEARAERDFARADALYKQITDEGYGVLHINNEHILARKYRIRLRGIDAPENKQPYGKEAKDELVKILDGNCLKILVFDEDQYGRFVGDVYCNNIFVQKLMLKRGLAWHYTDYDKRPKLAQWEKYARAKGIGLWASPNPEKPWEWRRKHPNHRY, via the exons ATGGGAAATTCACTAAAAAGGTTTCTGTGTGGTCTGTGTGGTTCTACGGATCACACTAGTGGTGATGAACAACTTGGTCATCACGGTGTTTCAATATCCACAGTTGGTCTATCTGTTCTTGTTCAACACCTCTATTACTTTGAAACCAACTCTCAG GTTCCTGAAGGTCTTAGTAAGCATGTGATTTCTTCCAAGAAAGCTCAAGCCAAATG GTATAGGAAGCTATCAAAGGCATGGAGGGAATCAAACCCGCAGCCAAGGACACCAGAAGAGGCTTCCAGGCTTATAATTTTCACCCTGAAGGGACACCAATTACCTGATGTTGag GGATTATTGTCGTTTTACGGGCTTCCTCTTTTATATTCGCAAGTCGAACCTACTGACACTGAAGCTACACCGCTACCTGATAGGCCAAACTTTGTGTTAAATACACTTCCA GTGGATCCAAGGGCAGTAGCAGATGGGGATGGTCTAACAGTCTATGTTAGTACCTCAGATGCCCGGGAATCATCACTTGTTCCCGAAGAGATAATAATGGCGGCTGTTGAACGCAACGAAGCACGTGCTGAGAGGGACTTCGCTAGAGCAGATGCATTATATAAGCAAATTACGGATGAAGGCTATGG GGTGCTACATATCAATAATGAGCACATCCTAGCACGAAAGTATCGGATTAGACTAAG GGGAATAGATGCGCCTGAAAACAAACAGCCATATGGAAAAGAGGCGAAGGATGAGCTGGTGAAGATACTTGATGGGAATTGTTTGAAGATTTTGGTCTTTGATGAAGATCAATATGGGCGTTTTGTCGGGGATGTCTACTGTAATAACATCTTTGTACAG AAATTAATGTTGAAGAGAGGACTTGCGTGGCACTACACGGATTATGACAAGCGGCCAAAGTTAGCACAG TGGGAGAAATATGCCAGAGCCAAGGGAATCGGGTTGTGGGCTTCACCAAATCCTGAAAAGCCGTGGGAATGGAGGAGGAAACATCCGAATCACAGATATTAA
- the LOC122590032 gene encoding alpha-soluble NSF attachment protein-like, producing the protein MYSNQIAKGEELEQQAEKKLNSRWAFFGSKHEDAADFYEKAANFYKLGKAWDQAGSVYVKLAECYLKLDSKHEAANAYADAGHCYKKTNTTECITRLEQSLDLFMEIGRLSMSARYCKEIAELYEQVQNFEQAMVYYDKAADLYQGEEVSSSANQCRLKIAQYSAELEQYQKAIEIYEDIARQSVNNNLLRHGARGHLLNAGICQLCKNDVVAITNALDKYQDIDPTFGGTREYRLLADLAASIDEEDIDKFTEAIKEFDSITKLDAWKTTLLLRVKDMLKAKELEEDDLT; encoded by the exons atgtattcaaacCAAATAGCGAAAGGTGAAGAATTGGAACAACAAgcagaaaaaaaattaaacagcCGTTGGGCCTTCTTCGGTTCCAAACATGAAGATGCTGCCGATTTTTATGAAAAAGCTGCCAATTTTTATAAACTTGGAAAAGCAT GGGATCAAGCAGGGTCGGTTTATGTCAAATTGGCCGAGTGCTATTTGAAG TTGGATAGCAAACATGAAGCTGCTAATGCCTATGCGGATGCAGGTCATTGCTATAAGAAAACAAACACTACAG AGTGTATAACTCGGCTGGAGCAATCATTGGATTTATTCATGGAAATTGGGAGGCTTAGCATGTCTGCCAGGTACTGCAAG GAAATCGCCGAGTTATACGAACAGGTCCAGAACTTTGAGCAAGCTATGGTTTACTATGATAAAGCAGCTGATCTTTATCAAGGTGAAGAAGTTAGCAGTTCTGCAAATCAATGCAGGCTGAAAATTGCACAATATTCAGCTGAACTCGAACA ATATCAGAAAGCAATCGAGATTTATGAAGACATAGCAAGACAGTCAGTCAACAATAATCTGCTTAGACATGGGGCTCGAGGGCATCTACTCAATGCCGGCATTTGCCAACTATGTAAAAACGACGTTGTTGCAATTACAAACGCATTGGACAAATATCAG gATATTGATCCAACTTTCGGAGGAACACGTGAATACAGATTGCTTGCG GACTTGGCTGCTTCGATTGATGAGGAAGATATTGATAAGTTTACAGAGGCAATCAAGGAATTTGATAGCATAACTAAGCTT GATGCATGGAAGACAACTCTTTTGTTAAGAGTGAAGGACATGTTAAAGGCCAAGGAGTTGGAAGAGGATGATCTTACTTGA
- the LOC122587954 gene encoding uncharacterized protein LOC122587954 produces the protein MKKQGCFGLGEYNSDTKDGGSFQKVFSRKVDWGSLKNVPKEWIKKPVNMVVLIWIICVTVSGTILFLVMTGMLNAALPKKSQRNIWFEVNNQILNALFTLMCLYQHPQRLHHLVMLLRWKSEDVSRLRKLYCKNACKKPREQLHMFVVVVLLNINCFGQYVLCGLNVGYSRSERPVLGVAIALFFTNGSPAAAGVYSVVSPLGKDYNIVSDIESQIKKEPETRSGSTSKMMEPFEKKFFFALKDDSRTNISNPKWSGGIFDFWENIKLACLSIFCSCCVFGWNMERLGFGNMYVHVATFILLCSAPFWILVLAAINIDNETVREALGIIGVILCVFGLLYGGFWRTKMRKRFNLPSSDFCCGKPAIADCTLWLCCCWCSLAQEVRTGNSYDIIEDTLFEKAGAESSETPISPFPREEENLEPGSSPPSPSRDVKESQSPSTRISTEEEGSSSKDNDVTLESPVPPVIHR, from the coding sequence ATGAAGAAACAAGGTTGTTTTGGTTTGGGTGAATATAACTCTGATACCAAAGATGGAGGGAGCTTCCAGAAGGTCTTCTCTAGAAAAGTTGATTGGGGATCCCTTAAAAATGTTCCTAAAGAATGGATAAAAAAACCAGTGAATATGGTAGTGTTGATCTGGATTATATGTGTTACTGTCTCAGGAACGATTCTTTTCCTTGTTATGACTGGTATGTTAAATGCAGCACTTCCAAAGAAATCGCAGAGAAACATTTGGTTTGAAGTTAACAACCAGATATTGAATGCGCTCTTTACACTCATGTGTCTGTACCAGCACCCTCAACGTCTCCATCACCTTGTAATGCTTCTAAGATGGAAATCAGAAGACGTTTCCAGATTGAGAAAACTATATTGCAAAAATGCATGTAAGAAACCTCGTGAACAGTTACACATGTTCGTTGTTGTTGTGCTCCTTAATATCAATTGTTTTGGACAATATGTTTTATGTGGTCTCAATGTAGGATACTCGAGATCGGAAAGACCTGTACTTGGGGTGGCAATTGCCTTATTTTTCACAAACGGTTCCCCTGCAGCTGCTGGTGTTTACAGTGTTGTTAGTCCCCTAGGGAAAGACTACAACATAGTTTCTGATATAGAATCCCAAATAAAAAAGGAGCCAGAGACTCGTAGTGGGTCAACCAGCAAAATGATGGAaccatttgaaaaaaaattcttctttGCATTAAAAGACGATTCAAGAACTAACATAAGTAATCCAAAATGGAGTGGAggtatatttgatttttgggaAAATATTAAGTTGGCATGTCTGTCAATCTTTTGTAGTTGTTGTGTCTTTGGGTGGAATATGGAGAGACTCGGGTTCGGAAACATGTATGTCCATGTTGCAACATTTATCTTACTATGTTCGGCGCCATTTTGGATATTAGTTTTGGCAGCCATTAATATTGACAATGAGACTGTCAGAGAGGCATTAGGTATTATAGGGGTGATACTCTGTGTATTTGGTTTACTCTATGGTGGTTTTTGGAGGACTAAAATGAGGAAAAGATTCAATTTGCCATCATCAGATTTCTGTTGTGGTAAACCTGCTATTGCTGACTGTACATTATGGTTGTGCTGCTGTTGGTGTTCCCTTGCTCAGGAAGTCCGCACTGGAAACTCATACGATATTATTGAGGATACATTATTTGAAAAAGCAGGGGCTGAATCTAGTGAGACACCTATATCCCCCTTCCCCCGAGAAGAAGAAAACCTGGAACCTGGATCTAGCCCCCCAAGTCCTAGCAGGGATGTAAAGGAATCTCAGAGCCCAAGTACTCGGATATCAACAGAGGAAGAAGGCTCTTCTTCAAAAGATAATGATGTAACTTTGGAATCACCAGTTCCACCCGTTATACATAgatga
- the LOC122588437 gene encoding uncharacterized 38.1 kDa protein-like isoform X1, translated as MEHLVTTTAFQPPPPALPTTSITSKSPPRDNKVAKTWNPPPIIIHEGEEPSKLLIQTSQRPDINKSLLSLYGFPLYHSLIANVAPPLADGLKFELHTLPVDAKAVADGDTVTVYVSTSDTRESSRVPQQVQLAVVECKEALAEMNYVKADALYKQIKHAGYRVLHINNDDILARTYRIRLRGIDAPERSMPYGKEAKDELVKMIDGKCLTVLVFGEDRYGRFVGDIYCNGIFVQESMLKKGIAWHYTTYDKRAELHEWEKDARAKRIGLWASSNPEMPWEWRKNRREHK; from the exons ATGGAGCACTTGGTCACCACCACGGCGTTTCAACCCCCACCGCCGGCGTTACCCACCACCTCTATCACTTCGAAATCACCTCCCAG GGATAACAAAGTAGCAAAGACATGGAACCCTCCACCAATAATAATACATGAAGGAGAAGAGCCTTCCAAACTTCTAATTCAGACCTCACAAAGACCCGATATCAATAAGAGCTTATTGTCATTATATGGTTTCCCTCTTTATCATTCACTCATTGCCAATGTAGCCCCGCCACTTGCCGACGGGCTTAAGTTCGAGTTGCACACGCTTCCG GTGGATGCCAAGGCAGTAGCTGATGGGGATACTGTAACAGTCTATGTTAGTACCTCGGATACGCGGGAATCATCACGTGTTCCTCAACAAGTACAATTGGCGGTGGTTGAATGCAAGGAAGCACTGGCCGAGATGAACTATGTAAAAGCAGATGCATTGTACAAGCAAATCAAGCATGCAGGCTATCG GGTACTGCATATCAATAATGACGACATTCTAGCACGAACGTACCGGATTAGACTAAG GGGAATAGATGCACCTGAAAGGTCAATGCCTTATGGAAAAGAGGCGAAAGATGAGCTCGTGAAGATGATTGATGGGAAGTGTTTAACAGTATTGGTATTTGGCGAAGATCGTTATGGACGTTTTGTTGGGGATATATACTGTAACGGCATCTTTGTACAG gAATCAATGTTGAAGAAAGGAATTGCATGGCACTACACTACCTATGACAAAAGGGCGGAATTACACGAG TGGGAGAAAGATGCGAGAGCCAAGAGAATTGGGTTGTGGGCTTCATCAAATCCTGAAATGCCATGGGAGTGGAGAAAGAATCGTCGTGAACATAAATAG
- the LOC122588437 gene encoding uncharacterized 38.1 kDa protein-like isoform X2, which produces MEHLVTTTAFQPPPPALPTTSITSKSPPRDNKVAKTWNPPPIIIHEGEEPSKLLIQTSQRPDINKSLLSLYGFPLYHSLIANVAPPLADGLKFELHTLPVDAKAVADGDTVTVYVSTSDTRESSRVPQQVQLAVVECKEALAEMNYVKADALYKQIKHAGYRVLHINNDDILARTYRIRLRGIDAPERSMPYGKEAKDELVKMIDGKCLTVLVFGEDRYGRFVGDIYCNGIFVQESMLKKGIAWHYTTYDKRAELHEVRL; this is translated from the exons ATGGAGCACTTGGTCACCACCACGGCGTTTCAACCCCCACCGCCGGCGTTACCCACCACCTCTATCACTTCGAAATCACCTCCCAG GGATAACAAAGTAGCAAAGACATGGAACCCTCCACCAATAATAATACATGAAGGAGAAGAGCCTTCCAAACTTCTAATTCAGACCTCACAAAGACCCGATATCAATAAGAGCTTATTGTCATTATATGGTTTCCCTCTTTATCATTCACTCATTGCCAATGTAGCCCCGCCACTTGCCGACGGGCTTAAGTTCGAGTTGCACACGCTTCCG GTGGATGCCAAGGCAGTAGCTGATGGGGATACTGTAACAGTCTATGTTAGTACCTCGGATACGCGGGAATCATCACGTGTTCCTCAACAAGTACAATTGGCGGTGGTTGAATGCAAGGAAGCACTGGCCGAGATGAACTATGTAAAAGCAGATGCATTGTACAAGCAAATCAAGCATGCAGGCTATCG GGTACTGCATATCAATAATGACGACATTCTAGCACGAACGTACCGGATTAGACTAAG GGGAATAGATGCACCTGAAAGGTCAATGCCTTATGGAAAAGAGGCGAAAGATGAGCTCGTGAAGATGATTGATGGGAAGTGTTTAACAGTATTGGTATTTGGCGAAGATCGTTATGGACGTTTTGTTGGGGATATATACTGTAACGGCATCTTTGTACAG gAATCAATGTTGAAGAAAGGAATTGCATGGCACTACACTACCTATGACAAAAGGGCGGAATTACACGAG GTTCGATTATAG
- the LOC122588436 gene encoding uncharacterized protein LOC122588436, with protein MPSMDNDGAEDEKSSRSAAKNFVPLHIKTHQKGLLRDHDNKTQDGGTHNSLNNKMSSFFSLGKHDAQTVKFQQLAKDKDVFSQGMPSNTNQTYGGGLRRVFSRKLDWGSLQNLAKEWIKDPRNMVLLIWMICVAVSGAILFLVMTGMLNSALPKKSQRNAWFEVNNQILNALFTLMCLYQHPHRLYHLILLIRWRSEEDVSKLRKAYCKNASYKPHEWAHMLVVVLLLNLNCFAQYALCGLNVGYKRSERPAAGVAITLFVAIGAPAVAGVYSSISPLGKDYDMASDEESQLYKEPMSSSGSVRKILEPFERRFFFASKDDSKNIISNPEWSGGIFDFWEDISLAYLSLFCSCCVFGWNMERLGFGNMYVHIATFLLFCMAPFWIFTLAAINIDNEGLREAMGIIGVCLCVFGLLYGGFWRIQMRKRFNLPTSNFCFNKPAITDCALWLCCCWCSLAQEVRTGNLYDIVEDKFYKQTEAESSQRPMLPLHREGEHLGIRSSPSPNRFMKEYHSSTEQQSTVKQDSSSDVTLEPPVPSFIHY; from the coding sequence ATGCCTTCAATGGATAATGATGGGGCTGAAGATGAGAAATCCAGCAGATCTGCAGCCAAGAATTTTGTCCCTCTACACATAAAAACACATCAAAAAGGACTACTTAGAGACCATGATAACAAAACCCAAGATGGTGGTACGCATAACAGTCTGAACAATAAGATGTCGAGCTTCTTTAGCCTTGGTAAGCACGACGCCCAGACTGTAAAATTTCAACAGCTTGCCAAAGATAAGGATGTCTTTTCGCAGGGCATGCCTTCTAACACTAATCAAACTTATGGAGGAGGCTTGCGGAGGGTATTTAGTAGAAAACTCGATTGGGGGTCCCTTCAAAACCTAGCTAAAGAATGGATTAAAGATCCAAGGAACATGGTTCTATTGATTTGGATGATTTGTGTTGCTGTCTCTGGAGCGATTCTTTTTCTTGTTATGACAGGTATGTTGAATAGTGCACTTCCTAAAAAATCACAAAGAAACGCTTGGTTTGAAGTCAACAACCAGATACTCAATGCGTTATTTACGCTCATGTGTTTGTACCAACACCCTCATCGTCTCTATCACCTTATACTGCTTATAAGATGGAGATCAGAAGAAGACGTTTCCAAATTGAGGAAAGCATATTGCAAGAACGCAAGTTACAAACCGCATGAATGGGCACACATGTTGGTTGTTGTCTTGCTGCTTAACCTTAACTGTTTTGCACAGTATGCACTATGTGGTCTAAATGTTGGGTACAAGAGATCAGAAAGACCTGCAGCTGGAGTGGCGATTACTTTATTTGTAGCAATTGGTGCCCCTGCAGTAGCTGGTGTCTATAGTTCCATTAGTCCTCTTGGAAAAGACTATGACATGGCTTCTGATGAAGAATCCCAGCTATACAAAGAGCCCATGAGTAGTAGTGGGTCAGTTCGGAAAATATTGGAACCATTTGAAAGAAGATTTTTCTTTGCATCAAAAGACGATTCCAAAAACATCATAAGTAATCCTGAATGGAGTGGAggtatatttgatttttgggaGGATATATCGTTAGCATATCTGTCGTTATTTTGTAGTTGTTGTGTGTTTGGATGGAATATGGAGAGACTCGGTTTTGGAAACATGTACGTCCATATTGCAACGTTTCTCCTATTCTGTATGGCGCCATTTTGGATATTTACTTTGGCTGCCATAAATATTGACAATGAGGGTTTAAGGGAGGCAATGGGGATTATAGGGGTATGTCTTTGCGTATTTGGTTTACTTTATGGTGGTTTTTGGAGGATTCAGATGAGGAAGAGGTTCAATTTGCCAACATCTAATTTCTGTTTTAATAAACCTGCTATTACTGATTGTGCATTGTGGCTATGCTGCTGTTGGTGTTCATTAGCTCAGGAAGTCCGAACTGGAAACCTATATGATATTGTGGAGGATAAGTTCTACAAACAAACCGAGGCCGAATCTAGTCAAAGGCCTATGTTGCCCTTGCATAGAGAAGGTGAACATTTGGGTATTCGCTCTAGCCCGAGTCCTAATAGATTTATGAAGGAATATCATAGCTCAACCGAGCAACAATCAACGGTAAAACAAGATTCTTCCTCGGATGTAACTCTTGAACCGCCAGTTCCATCCTTTATACATTATTAG